The Humulus lupulus chromosome 3, drHumLupu1.1, whole genome shotgun sequence genome window below encodes:
- the LOC133823233 gene encoding cytochrome P450 CYP94D108-like, translating into MDLFSLSLLLLIIILSVISLYLYYYQYQLNVPQLSHQIGFKNYPLLGAIPGFLRNRHKFLQWTTEMLRYSPTNTAVFFRPHNFYGVITANPLNVEHMLKTNFENYPKGDQFISLLDDFLGRGIFNSDGELWHVQRKTASYEFNTKSLRNFILQNVVVEIKTRLVPVLEKASELGQVLDIQDVLERFAFDNVCKLAFNVDMGCLGSVGEGAVIGTHFMAAFQEAATLSCDRFFYVFPPLLKIKKFLSIGSERRLKTAVFAVHKFADNIIRSRLESKKEEIGEEDLLSRFIENDDNSPEYLRDIVISFILAGRDTTSSALTWFFWLISTRPGIQEKILNELEAIRVRTGKRIGDTYGIDELKDMNYLQAGIYESMRLFPPVPIDTKASVNEEIFPDGTFVGIGWMVICQTYAMGRMESIWGKDCEEFKPERWLENGVFKQESPFRYPVFHAGPRICLGKEMAIIQMKSIAASVIERFEFDAVCKDTCPNFVMALTLRMKGGLPVTMRVRKTTLPN; encoded by the coding sequence ATGGATCTATTCTCTCTTTCATTATTACTCCTTATTATCATACTTTCTGTAATCTCCCTTTACCTCTACTACTACCAGTATCAGCTCAATGTACCACAACTGAGCCACCAAATAGGTTTCAAGAACTATCCACTACTAGGAGCCATTCCGGGATTCTTGAGGAACCGACACAAGTTCCTTCAATGGACCACCGAAATGCTCCGCTATAGCCCCACCAATACTGCCGTCTTCTTCCGTCCGCACAACTTCTATGGCGTTATAACCGCGAACCCCTTGAACGTGGAGCACATGCTTAAGACCAACTTTGAGAACTACCCGAAAGGAGACCAATTCatttccctccttgatgacttcctTGGCCGGGGAATCTTTAACTCCGACGGCGAGCTCTGGCATGTCCAGCGTAAAACGGCGAGCTACGAGTTCAACACGAAATCCCTCAGGAATTTCATTTTACAAAACGTCGTCGTTGAGATCAAGACGAGGCTCGTTCCTGTTCTTGAAAAGGCCTCCGAGTTGGGTCAGGTTTTGGACATTCAAGACGTTTTGGAGCGGTTTGCTTTCGATAACGTGTGCAAGTTGGCTTTCAACGTAGACATGGGTTGTTTGGGCAGCGTGGGAGAAGGAGCAGTCATTGGAACGCATTTTATGGCAGCTTTCCAGGAAGCTGCTACGCTAAGCTGCGATAGATTCTTCTATGTTTTCCCACCTTTGTTGAAGATCAAGAAGTTTCTCAGCATTGGATCAGAACGAAGATTAAAAACAGCAGTCTTCGCTGTCCATAAGTTTGCAGACAATATCATACGCTCAAGACTAGAATCTAAAAAGGAGGAAATAGGCGAAGAGGATTTACTGTCTCGATTTATAGAGAACGACGATAATTCGCCTGAGTATTTACGAGACATAGTTATTAGCTTCATTCTAGCGGGACGAGATACGACCTCGTCGGCCTTGACTTGGTTCTTTTGGCTCATATCAACCAGACCAGGCATCCAAGAAAAAATCCTGAACGAGCTCGAAGCGATTCGAGTTCGAACCGGGAAAAGAATTGGCGATACATATGGAATTGACGAGCTCAAAGATATGAATTATTTACAAGCTGGAATATATGAGTCCATGAGACTATTCCCACCCGTACCAATCGACACAAAGGCCAGTGTAAACGAAGAAATTTTCCCAGATGGGACATTTGTAGGGATAGGTTGGATGGTGATTTGTCAAACGTATGCAATGGGAAGGATGGAGAGCATTTGGGGTAAGGATTGTGAAGAGTTTAAGCCTGAGAGGTGGCTTGAAAACGGTGTGTTTAAGCAAGAGAGTCCGTTTCGGTATCCGGTGTTTCATGCAGGTCCCAGAATTTGTCTCGGAAAGGAAATGGCCATTATTCAGATGAAGTCTATTGCTGCGTCGGTGATTGAGAGGTTCGAGTTTGATGCAGTGTGTAAGGACACATGTCCGAATTTTGTTATGGCCCTtactctaaggatgaaaggtGGATTGCCCGTCACCATGAGGGTTAGGAAAACCACTCTGCCTAATTGA